The proteins below are encoded in one region of Pseudomonas helmanticensis:
- the msrQ gene encoding protein-methionine-sulfoxide reductase heme-binding subunit MsrQ — protein sequence MRYPFWRIGVFIAAAIWPMLWLYQALEDLLGPDPGKVLVDRLGLGTLVLLLITLSMTPMQKLTGWAGWIAVRRQLGLWCFAYVVLHLCSYMAFILGFDWSQLAVELRKRPYIIVGALGFLGLLALAVTSNRYSQRRLGSRWKKLHRLAYVILGLGLLHMLWIVRADLEEWAIYAFIGAVLLLLRIPPVTRRIPRLLTKKPVLQEKRN from the coding sequence ATGCGGTATCCGTTCTGGCGTATAGGCGTTTTCATCGCGGCGGCAATCTGGCCGATGCTCTGGCTGTATCAGGCGCTTGAGGATTTGCTTGGGCCCGATCCCGGCAAAGTGTTGGTGGATCGGCTGGGCTTGGGAACATTGGTGTTGTTGTTGATTACCCTGAGCATGACGCCTATGCAGAAGCTGACCGGGTGGGCGGGGTGGATTGCCGTACGCCGGCAGTTGGGGCTTTGGTGTTTCGCCTATGTGGTGCTGCACCTGTGCAGCTATATGGCGTTTATCCTTGGTTTCGATTGGTCGCAGTTGGCAGTCGAGTTGCGCAAGCGGCCATACATAATAGTAGGGGCGTTGGGTTTTCTTGGCTTGTTGGCGTTGGCGGTGACGTCCAATCGCTACAGTCAGCGTCGGTTGGGCTCGCGCTGGAAGAAGCTGCATCGCCTGGCGTACGTGATTCTGGGTTTGGGTTTGCTGCATATGCTTTGGATTGTGCGTGCCGATCTTGAAGAATGGGCAATCTATGCCTTTATAGGTGCGGTGCTTCTGCTACTGCGTATTCCGCCAGTGACGCGGCGTATCCCGCGTTTGCTGACCAAAAAGCCGGTTTTGCAAGAAAAGCGAAATTAA
- the msrP gene encoding protein-methionine-sulfoxide reductase catalytic subunit MsrP — MLIKIPKASDCHESDVTPENIYLSRRQLLGATAAGIAVSSLPRWASAEDAARYADVEPGKAPAWFDEKLSSTQWGAVNVKDEAITPYKDATHYNNFYEFGTDKGDPAANAGSLKTEPWSVVVDGEVDKPGRYALEDFIKPYQLEERIYRLRCVEAWSMVIPWIGFPISALLKQVGPNANAKYIRFETLQDPKTMPGQRSGFALIDWPYVEGLRLDEAMNPLAILAVGMYGRELPNQNGAPLRLVVPWKYGFKSVKSIVRISLVSEQPKTTWQSIAADEYGFYANVNPTVDHPRWTQARERRLPNSLFKPNVRDTQMFNGYSDEVASLYTGLDLRKNY; from the coding sequence ATGCTGATCAAAATCCCCAAAGCGTCTGACTGCCATGAGTCGGATGTCACGCCTGAAAATATCTATCTCTCTCGCCGCCAATTGTTGGGGGCTACTGCTGCCGGTATTGCCGTCAGTAGCCTGCCGCGCTGGGCCAGTGCCGAGGATGCCGCCCGATACGCCGATGTCGAGCCCGGCAAAGCGCCTGCCTGGTTTGACGAGAAGCTGTCGTCTACCCAGTGGGGGGCGGTCAATGTCAAGGATGAGGCGATCACGCCTTATAAAGATGCAACCCACTACAACAACTTCTATGAGTTCGGTACCGACAAGGGTGATCCGGCGGCGAATGCTGGTTCGCTGAAAACTGAACCGTGGAGTGTGGTGGTAGACGGGGAGGTGGATAAGCCAGGGCGATATGCGCTGGAAGACTTTATTAAACCGTATCAGCTGGAAGAGCGTATCTATCGCCTGCGCTGTGTAGAAGCGTGGTCGATGGTCATTCCGTGGATCGGCTTTCCAATCTCGGCGCTGCTCAAGCAAGTTGGGCCGAACGCCAATGCAAAGTACATCCGCTTTGAGACTCTGCAGGATCCCAAAACCATGCCGGGGCAGCGCTCTGGGTTCGCCTTGATCGACTGGCCCTATGTAGAAGGCTTGCGTCTGGATGAGGCGATGAATCCGTTGGCAATTCTGGCGGTGGGTATGTATGGCCGCGAGTTGCCGAATCAGAACGGTGCGCCGCTGCGTTTGGTAGTGCCTTGGAAGTATGGCTTCAAGAGCGTCAAATCCATCGTGCGTATCAGTCTGGTCAGCGAGCAGCCGAAAACCACTTGGCAGAGCATCGCGGCGGATGAGTATGGGTTTTACGCGAATGTGAATCCAACGGTTGATCACCCACGCTGGACGCAGGCGCGGGAGAGACGGTTGCCGAACAGCCTGTTTAAACCGAACGTGCGCGATACGCAGATGTTCAATGGCTACTCGGATGAAGTCGCTTCTTTATATACAGGGCTCGATCTGCGGAAGAACTATTGA